CGATGATCATATCCCGGAGCTGGCGGTTGTACTCCTTGACGTTACACTGGCCGGTGCCGAACCGGTGGCCTTTCTCGAAGAGCTTCCCGAAGTCGATCCCGAGCCGGCCCTGAGCGGCCATCTCGTCCGGCGCGCCGGGGTCGGATGGGACGTACAGCCCCGGGACGCCGATCGCGCCGGTCGGCCGGACCGTCTGGATCAGCTGGTTGAGCACGACCGCGGGGTTCTCGCGAGCCGGATCGTAGGCGTCGTCGCCCGGATCCGTCTCGGGGTCGATCGCCTGGTAGCCGACGGCGTCGACGCCCTTGTCGACCTCGTCGCCGTGGGCCTCGACGATCTGTTCGACCGGGTCACCCTCCTCGAAGTTGATCGCGTGGGCGTCGCAGTGGTCCTCGGCCATCTCGAGGCGGCTCGGAACCCGATCGACGACGTAGATTTCGGCGGCACCCTGTAGCTTCGCGCTGTAGGCGGCCATCAGCCCCACCGGCCCCGCCCCGTAGATCGCGATCGACTCACCCGGTTTGAGATCCGCGAGCCGGGTGCCGTGCCACCCTGTCGGGAAGATGTCGGCCAGCAGTGCGAAGGCGTCCTCGTGTGCGTCGCCCTCGGGGAGTTTCAGTGCGTTGAAGTCGGCGTAGGGAACGCGGAGTTTCTCGGCCTGTCCACCCTTGTATGGACCCATCGCCACGTAGCCGTAGGCGCCGCCCGCGAACCCGGGGTTGACGTTCGTACAGAACCCCGTATACCCCTCCTCGCAGTTCTGACAGAACCCGCAGGCAACGTTGAACGGCATGACGACTCGGTCTCCCTCCTCAAGGCTCGTGACCGCCTCGCCGACCTCGCTGACGACCCCCATGTTCTCGTGGCCGAAGACGATCCCCTCCTCGGCGGCGGTTCGGCCCTCGTACATGTGGAGGTCTGACCCACAGATTGCGGTCGTCGTGATGTCGACGACGACGTCGTTCGGGTGTTCGATCTCCGGCTCGTCTACCTCTTCGACGGCGACCTCGTGTGGCCCCTGGTATACGACAGCGTCCATTGACATTTGGTATCTCTCCACGGTACGGTGGTACGATGCCGACGGTAAATCTTGCTGTGATCGGTCCCTGAAGAATTGTGTGCTCTTGCTATCTGATACTGCTACACTAGCATCGCTCGGGGTGGACGAATCAAGCGAACGGTCGGTTCCGGACCGAGCCCGACAGCTATTACGGCCCGCCACCCCAAGCTCCGGCCATGAGTTCCCAGCGTTCACTGTCGGGGGTCGTCCTCGCGGGCGGCTACTCGACCCGGTTCGGCGAGGACGACAAGGCGGTCGCGGAGCTCGCGGGAACGCCGATGATTCGACGGGTCGCCGATCGGCTCGCGACCGTCTGCGACGAGCTCGTGATCAACTGCCGCGAGGACCAGCGCGAGGCG
This genomic window from Natronococcus occultus SP4 contains:
- a CDS encoding glutathione-independent formaldehyde dehydrogenase, producing the protein MDAVVYQGPHEVAVEEVDEPEIEHPNDVVVDITTTAICGSDLHMYEGRTAAEEGIVFGHENMGVVSEVGEAVTSLEEGDRVVMPFNVACGFCQNCEEGYTGFCTNVNPGFAGGAYGYVAMGPYKGGQAEKLRVPYADFNALKLPEGDAHEDAFALLADIFPTGWHGTRLADLKPGESIAIYGAGPVGLMAAYSAKLQGAAEIYVVDRVPSRLEMAEDHCDAHAINFEEGDPVEQIVEAHGDEVDKGVDAVGYQAIDPETDPGDDAYDPARENPAVVLNQLIQTVRPTGAIGVPGLYVPSDPGAPDEMAAQGRLGIDFGKLFEKGHRFGTGQCNVKEYNRQLRDMIIEGRADPSWVVSHRVDLEEAPEMYERFDDREEGVVKVLLEP